One window from the genome of Rhodospirillales bacterium encodes:
- a CDS encoding amidase, with amino-acid sequence MEPCDLSAVAARRLIGAKKLSPVELLESCLARIAAVNGALNAFVALDVERARKTAREAEARQTRGDPLGPLHGLPIGIKDLEATEGLRTTWGSRLYKDHVPAADEPHIRNIRAAGGIVLGKTNTPEFGAGSNTVNDVYGATGNPFDPEKTCGGSSGGSAVALAAGMVPLATGTDYGGSIRTPAGFCGVVGFRPSPGLVPYMARASGFTPLHVLGPLARTVEDAHLLLKAEAGLDKRDPYSSADAARLPDRLVAADLSSLRAAFSADLGCAPIDDAIRDVFIRKVASFRSAFRTAENRDPDLGPALDVFEILRGLYCVGEHGTRLEKHRHLLGRNVIDGTERGLKYTVADVAWAQVEHTKVYQRFNALFDGVDVLICPATAISPFPHARLFIDEINGQKLPTYMSWYTIAYALSLVVPAIAVLPCGRDHRGMPFGIQVVGPNGSDNRVLGIALALEQVLARDPETARPIPDLAKLSGSAGGTAGTKTKPGR; translated from the coding sequence ATGGAACCGTGCGATCTTTCCGCGGTCGCGGCGCGGCGTTTGATCGGCGCGAAGAAGCTGTCGCCGGTCGAACTGCTGGAAAGCTGCCTCGCCCGGATCGCGGCGGTCAACGGCGCGTTGAACGCGTTCGTGGCGCTCGACGTCGAACGCGCGCGTAAAACCGCCCGCGAGGCCGAAGCCCGGCAGACGCGGGGCGATCCGCTGGGCCCGCTGCACGGGCTTCCGATCGGGATCAAGGATTTGGAGGCGACCGAGGGCCTCCGCACCACCTGGGGCTCACGGCTTTACAAGGATCATGTGCCCGCTGCCGACGAGCCGCACATCCGCAACATCCGCGCCGCCGGCGGTATCGTGCTCGGCAAAACCAACACGCCCGAGTTCGGCGCCGGGTCCAACACCGTCAACGATGTGTACGGCGCGACCGGCAATCCGTTCGATCCCGAGAAAACGTGCGGCGGTTCCTCCGGCGGTTCGGCGGTGGCGCTGGCGGCGGGCATGGTGCCGCTCGCGACCGGCACGGATTACGGGGGGTCGATCCGCACGCCGGCCGGGTTCTGCGGAGTGGTCGGATTCCGGCCATCGCCGGGCCTCGTTCCGTACATGGCGCGCGCGAGCGGGTTTACTCCACTTCATGTTCTGGGACCGTTGGCGCGCACGGTCGAAGACGCGCATCTGTTGCTCAAGGCCGAAGCCGGCCTCGACAAACGGGACCCGTATTCGTCCGCGGATGCCGCGCGCCTGCCAGACCGGCTGGTCGCGGCGGACTTGTCGTCGCTGCGGGCCGCCTTTTCCGCCGATCTCGGGTGCGCGCCGATCGATGACGCGATCCGCGACGTTTTTATCCGGAAAGTCGCTTCCTTCCGTTCCGCGTTCCGAACCGCCGAAAATCGCGACCCCGACCTCGGCCCGGCGCTCGATGTCTTCGAAATCCTGCGCGGGCTTTATTGCGTGGGCGAACATGGAACGCGACTGGAAAAACATCGCCACTTGCTCGGCCGCAACGTCATTGATGGAACCGAGCGGGGGCTTAAATACACCGTCGCCGATGTCGCCTGGGCGCAGGTCGAGCACACCAAGGTTTACCAGCGGTTCAACGCGCTCTTCGACGGGGTCGACGTGCTGATCTGTCCGGCGACGGCGATTTCGCCGTTTCCCCATGCCCGTCTATTCATTGACGAAATTAATGGCCAGAAGCTTCCGACCTATATGAGCTGGTATACGATAGCGTATGCCCTCTCGCTGGTAGTGCCGGCGATCGCCGTGCTACCGTGCGGGCGCGACCACCGTGGAATGCCGTTTGGCATTCAGGTCGTGGGCCCCAACGGGTCCGACAACCGCGTGCTCGGCATCGCGCTCGCACTTGAACAGGTCCTGGCCCGCGATCCCGAAACCGCGCGCCCGATTCCGGATCTCGCCAAACTTTCGGGCTCGGCGGGCGGAACCGCCGGGACGAAGACCAAACCAGGACGATAA
- a CDS encoding ABC transporter substrate-binding protein has protein sequence MTTKTKIVLAACVAALATGASPARAQETVNYGVQPATMPIYIAKALDLLTPIEKKHNIKIVFRSFAYGAPENQALAAGELQIASAGMGPAVIAASRLPATLVAITILEQTAIIVPKDSKAKTVADLKGQNVAFPGEGSQQYPLLLKALADAGLKESDIKLFKTDGAQVPTLLQNKSVAAGITWDPHVSNALAAGHSRVLIKAEKIMPIMQGHYVGNGEYVRDDFLAKRPDVVQDLITANVQAIDYILKDPKAAAKLWAKEIGFPENVINYSLSEGISVYSKNVVPTKAMIDSYAKFLKDAKILKPEDNPKINPTFAEKALAMVK, from the coding sequence ATGACGACCAAGACGAAAATCGTGCTCGCGGCGTGCGTTGCCGCATTGGCGACCGGCGCCAGCCCGGCGCGTGCCCAGGAAACGGTCAATTACGGCGTGCAACCGGCGACCATGCCGATCTACATCGCCAAGGCACTCGACCTGCTGACCCCGATCGAAAAGAAGCACAACATCAAAATCGTGTTTCGCTCCTTCGCCTACGGGGCGCCGGAGAATCAGGCCCTGGCGGCGGGTGAACTGCAGATCGCTTCCGCGGGCATGGGTCCGGCGGTGATCGCGGCCTCGCGCCTACCGGCGACCCTGGTCGCCATCACCATCCTCGAACAGACGGCGATCATCGTGCCTAAGGATTCCAAGGCCAAAACGGTCGCCGACCTCAAGGGCCAGAACGTCGCTTTTCCGGGCGAAGGCTCGCAGCAGTATCCGCTGCTGCTGAAGGCGCTCGCCGACGCGGGCCTCAAGGAATCCGACATCAAGCTGTTCAAGACCGACGGCGCGCAGGTGCCGACCCTCTTGCAGAACAAATCGGTCGCGGCCGGGATTACCTGGGATCCGCACGTCTCCAACGCGCTCGCCGCCGGGCATTCGCGCGTCCTGATCAAGGCCGAGAAGATCATGCCGATCATGCAGGGCCATTACGTCGGCAACGGCGAGTACGTGCGCGACGACTTCCTCGCCAAGCGGCCGGACGTGGTTCAGGACCTGATCACCGCCAATGTCCAGGCGATCGACTACATCCTCAAGGATCCCAAGGCGGCGGCCAAGCTGTGGGCGAAGGAAATCGGCTTTCCGGAAAACGTGATCAATTATTCGCTGTCGGAAGGCATTTCGGTCTACAGCAAGAACGTGGTCCCGACCAAGGCGATGATCGATTCCTACGCCAAGTTCCTCAAGGACGCCAAAATCCTGAAGCCCGAGGATAATCCGAAGATCAACCCGACCTTCGCCGAAAAAGCGCTGGCGATGGTGAAATAA